The following are from one region of the Jatrophihabitans telluris genome:
- a CDS encoding cysteine dioxygenase — MSTSRRRARARISSLNPIELVDFTRFVAAEVAAGRYPYVEYDADDRWHQRLYRDPRVDIWLISWLPSQGTQLHDHGGSSGAFTVLSGELSEALYRPHHTAEDALLENVRPAMTAIGFGEHYVHDVRNLSDGPAVSVHAYSPPLDTMNFYDVDDHGGLSRLATMATSDPEPAVDLDRPRTGGSSAA, encoded by the coding sequence TTGAGTACCTCGCGCAGGCGAGCGCGCGCTCGCATTTCTTCCCTCAATCCGATCGAGTTGGTCGACTTCACGCGGTTCGTCGCCGCGGAGGTCGCCGCCGGTCGCTATCCCTATGTCGAGTACGACGCCGATGACCGCTGGCATCAGCGGCTCTACCGCGACCCGCGCGTGGACATCTGGCTGATCAGTTGGCTGCCCAGTCAGGGCACCCAACTGCACGATCACGGCGGTTCGTCCGGAGCCTTCACCGTGCTCTCGGGCGAACTCAGCGAGGCGCTGTACCGACCGCACCACACGGCCGAGGACGCCCTGCTGGAAAACGTCCGCCCAGCCATGACGGCGATCGGATTCGGCGAGCACTACGTCCACGACGTCCGTAATCTCAGTGACGGCCCGGCAGTGAGCGTCCACGCCTACTCCCCGCCCCTGGACACCATGAACTTCTACGACGTCGACGACCACGGTGGCCTGAGCCGGCTGGCGACGATGGCCACCAGCGATCCCGAACCCGCGGTGGATCTGGATCGCCCGCGGACGGGCGGGAGTTCGGCGGCATGA
- a CDS encoding 2-oxoacid:acceptor oxidoreductase subunit alpha produces the protein MSTEVKQLDRVVIRIAGDSGDGMQLTGDRFTQETANFGNDLSTQPNFPAEIRAPAGTLAGVSSFQLHFADHDILTPGDRPDVLVAMNPAALKANLGDLPKGATIIVDTRDFTERALARIGWSSNPITDGTLENFTVHALDLTQLTLDALADSGLSRKDAGRSKNMYALGLLSWMYSRPTEGTLAFLREKFAKKPEIAEANITAFKAGWNYGETTEAFGVSYEVKPAPLPAGEYRNIAGNLALAYGLIAGARRARLPLYLGAYPITPASDILHELSKHKRFGVTTFQAEDEIAGIGAALGAAFGGALGVTTSSGPGIALKAETIGLAVSLELPLVIVDVQRGGPSTGLPTKTEQSDLLQAMYGRNGEAPVPIIAPQSPGDCFAAAVEAIRIATVYRTPVFLLSDGYIANGSEPWQVPQFSALPDLTVDFATEPNGDPGPDGTPGEFLPYRRDPATLARPWAVPGTPGLEHRIGGIEKADETGNISYDPDNHDFMVRTRQAKIDGIVVPDLAVDDPSGAARVLVLGWGSTYGPIGAAVRRARRAGYTIAQAHLRHLNPFPANLGEVLNRYDKVVIPEMNLGQLAQLIRARYLTDVISLTQVRGMPFRAADLAEMLQGVLSSNAD, from the coding sequence ATGTCCACAGAGGTAAAGCAGCTCGACCGTGTCGTGATCCGGATCGCGGGTGATTCCGGCGACGGGATGCAGCTGACCGGCGATCGGTTCACCCAGGAGACGGCTAACTTCGGCAACGACCTGTCCACCCAGCCGAATTTCCCGGCCGAGATCCGGGCGCCGGCCGGCACGCTCGCCGGAGTGTCGTCGTTCCAGCTGCACTTCGCCGACCACGACATTCTGACCCCCGGTGATCGACCGGACGTTCTCGTGGCGATGAACCCGGCGGCGCTGAAGGCCAACCTGGGTGACCTACCCAAGGGCGCCACGATCATCGTCGACACCCGTGACTTCACCGAACGCGCGCTGGCCCGCATCGGCTGGTCCTCGAATCCCATCACTGACGGGACGCTGGAGAACTTCACCGTCCACGCCCTGGACCTGACCCAGCTCACCCTGGATGCGCTGGCCGACAGCGGCCTGTCCCGCAAGGACGCCGGACGCTCGAAGAACATGTACGCGCTGGGTCTGCTGTCCTGGATGTATTCGCGTCCCACCGAGGGCACCCTGGCGTTCCTGCGGGAGAAGTTCGCGAAGAAGCCCGAGATCGCCGAAGCCAACATCACGGCGTTCAAGGCGGGGTGGAACTACGGCGAGACGACCGAGGCGTTCGGAGTCTCCTACGAGGTCAAACCCGCTCCGCTGCCCGCGGGCGAGTACCGCAACATCGCCGGAAACCTCGCGTTGGCCTACGGTCTGATCGCCGGCGCCCGGCGGGCGAGGCTGCCCCTGTACCTGGGGGCCTACCCGATCACGCCGGCCAGCGACATCCTGCACGAGCTGTCCAAGCACAAGCGCTTCGGCGTGACCACCTTCCAGGCCGAGGACGAGATCGCCGGCATCGGCGCCGCTCTCGGGGCGGCCTTCGGTGGCGCGCTCGGCGTGACGACCTCCTCCGGTCCCGGGATCGCCTTGAAGGCTGAGACCATCGGCCTCGCGGTCTCGCTGGAGCTGCCGCTGGTGATCGTCGACGTGCAGCGCGGTGGCCCCTCGACCGGGCTGCCGACCAAGACCGAGCAGTCCGACCTGCTGCAGGCGATGTACGGACGCAACGGTGAGGCGCCGGTGCCGATCATCGCGCCCCAGTCGCCCGGTGACTGCTTCGCCGCCGCGGTCGAGGCGATCCGGATCGCCACGGTCTACCGCACCCCGGTGTTCCTGCTGTCCGACGGTTACATCGCCAACGGCTCGGAACCGTGGCAGGTCCCCCAGTTCTCCGCCCTGCCCGATCTGACCGTGGACTTCGCCACCGAACCGAACGGTGACCCGGGCCCGGACGGAACTCCCGGCGAATTCCTGCCCTACCGCCGCGACCCGGCGACCCTCGCGCGTCCATGGGCGGTGCCCGGCACTCCTGGTCTGGAACACCGCATCGGCGGCATCGAGAAGGCCGACGAAACCGGCAACATCTCCTACGACCCGGACAACCACGACTTCATGGTCCGCACCCGGCAGGCCAAGATCGACGGCATCGTCGTCCCGGACCTGGCGGTGGACGACCCGTCCGGCGCGGCGCGGGTGCTGGTTCTCGGCTGGGGTTCGACCTACGGTCCGATCGGGGCCGCGGTACGCCGCGCGCGGCGGGCCGGCTACACCATCGCCCAGGCCCACCTGCGCCACCTCAACCCGTTCCCGGCCAACCTCGGTGAGGTCCTCAACCGCTACGACAAGGTCGTCATCCCCGAGATGAACCTGGGCCAGCTCGCCCAGCTGATCCGGGCCAGGTACCTGACCGACGTCATCTCGTTGACCCAGGTGCGCGGCATGCCGTTCCGCGCCGCGGACCTGGCCGAGATGCTGCAGGGAGTGCTGAGCAGCAATGCTGACTGA
- a CDS encoding 2-oxoacid:ferredoxin oxidoreductase subunit beta translates to MTSDLGLKAKDFKTDQEVRWCPGCGDYAILAAVQGFMPELGIPRENIVFLSGIGCSSRFPYYMNTYGMHSIHGRAPAIATGLSTSRPDLKVFVITGDGDALSIGGNHLIHALRRNVNLTILLFNNRIYGLTKGQYSPTSEQGKITKSTPMGSLDNPFNPVSLALGAEATFVGRTLDSDRKHLTSVLRAAAAHPGTSLVEIYQNCNIFNDGAFDLLKDAGTKGDWIIPLEHGQPIRFGASTEDGATKAVIRDPGTGSLSVADNVAADDPRVVIHDAHNEDPSYAFAISRLSQLDTRLSPMGVFRDVTRPSYDELLNLQLDTAKQTAGPDGTSDDAVQALLRGQDAWTI, encoded by the coding sequence GTGACCAGTGATCTGGGCCTGAAGGCCAAGGATTTCAAGACCGACCAGGAAGTGCGCTGGTGCCCCGGCTGTGGCGACTACGCCATCCTGGCCGCCGTACAGGGGTTCATGCCCGAACTCGGCATCCCGCGCGAGAACATCGTGTTCCTGTCAGGCATCGGTTGCTCCAGCCGCTTCCCGTACTACATGAACACCTACGGGATGCACTCGATCCACGGCCGCGCCCCGGCGATCGCGACCGGGTTGTCCACGTCCCGACCCGATTTGAAGGTGTTCGTCATCACCGGAGACGGTGACGCCCTCTCCATCGGCGGCAACCACCTGATCCACGCCCTGCGCCGCAACGTCAACCTGACCATCCTGCTGTTCAACAACCGGATCTACGGGCTGACCAAGGGCCAGTACTCCCCGACCAGCGAGCAGGGCAAGATCACCAAATCGACCCCGATGGGCTCGCTGGACAACCCGTTCAACCCGGTCTCCTTGGCGCTCGGGGCCGAGGCGACCTTCGTCGGCCGCACCCTGGACTCCGACCGCAAGCACCTCACCTCGGTGCTCCGGGCCGCCGCCGCGCATCCGGGCACCTCGCTCGTCGAGATCTACCAGAACTGCAACATCTTCAACGACGGCGCCTTCGACCTGCTCAAGGACGCCGGTACCAAGGGCGATTGGATCATCCCGCTCGAACACGGCCAGCCGATCCGCTTCGGTGCCTCCACCGAGGACGGCGCCACCAAGGCCGTGATCCGCGACCCGGGGACCGGCTCACTGTCGGTCGCCGACAACGTTGCCGCCGACGACCCACGAGTCGTCATCCACGATGCCCACAACGAGGACCCGTCCTACGCCTTCGCCATCAGCCGGCTCTCGCAGCTCGACACCCGGCTGTCTCCGATGGGCGTGTTCCGCGACGTGACCAGGCCCAGCTACGACGAATTGCTCAACCTGCAGCTCGACACCGCCAAGCAGACCGCTGGACCGGACGGCACTTCAGACGACGCGGTGCAGGCCCTGCTCCGCGGCCAGGATGCATGGACGATTTGA
- the rarD gene encoding EamA family transporter RarD yields the protein MAEPTVTDLAIAPETAAERHRDGLTYGVAAYLLWGLFPLYWPLLKPAGALEILAQRMVWSLVFVAVLILVRHRVAAVRAALAQPGVVWRLAVGALFVSVNWGVYIWGVNHGHVVETSLGYFINPLLTILLGVIVLKETLRPMQWCAVGVASAAIVVLTIDFGRLPWIALVLAFSFASYGFVKSRTGVGAIESLAIETGVLFVPAVITLSVIGTTSQLQFGHHGVVNTLLLMGTGVVTAVPLLLFAAGARRLPLSVLGLLQYLAPVLQLAVGVGIRHEPLPPARLAGFALVWLALIMLTVDALRASRRTPAA from the coding sequence GTGGCTGAACCCACGGTCACCGACCTCGCAATCGCGCCTGAGACGGCCGCCGAGCGGCACCGCGACGGCCTCACCTATGGCGTTGCGGCCTATCTGCTGTGGGGACTCTTCCCGCTGTACTGGCCGCTGCTCAAGCCTGCCGGCGCGCTGGAGATCCTCGCGCAGCGGATGGTCTGGTCCCTGGTCTTCGTCGCCGTCCTGATCCTGGTTCGGCACCGAGTGGCAGCGGTCCGTGCGGCCCTGGCCCAGCCCGGTGTGGTCTGGCGGCTGGCCGTCGGTGCACTGTTCGTCTCGGTGAACTGGGGCGTCTACATCTGGGGCGTCAATCACGGTCACGTCGTCGAGACCAGCTTGGGCTATTTCATCAACCCGCTGCTGACCATCCTGCTCGGCGTAATCGTGCTGAAGGAAACCCTGCGTCCGATGCAGTGGTGCGCGGTGGGCGTGGCCAGTGCCGCCATCGTCGTGCTCACCATCGACTTCGGCCGGCTGCCCTGGATCGCCTTGGTGCTCGCCTTCTCGTTCGCCAGCTACGGCTTCGTCAAGAGCCGCACCGGTGTCGGAGCGATCGAGTCGCTGGCCATCGAGACGGGGGTTCTGTTCGTTCCCGCGGTGATCACCCTGTCGGTGATCGGGACGACCTCGCAGCTGCAGTTCGGCCACCACGGCGTGGTGAACACCCTGCTCCTCATGGGCACCGGCGTGGTGACCGCCGTCCCGCTGTTGCTGTTCGCCGCCGGGGCACGCCGGCTGCCGCTGTCCGTGCTGGGTCTCCTGCAGTACCTGGCGCCGGTGCTGCAGCTGGCTGTCGGTGTGGGTATCCGCCACGAGCCGCTGCCACCGGCTCGGCTGGCCGGATTCGCCCTCGTCTGGCTGGCATTGATCATGCTGACGGTCGATGCGTTGCGGGCTTCCCGCCGGACGCCGGCCGCCTAG
- a CDS encoding esterase family protein — translation MISGHFTSAARGGVVTGWSLAFPPGTHAGRLHPLIALHGRGGTHRDSFDGSLHLDRYLAALSSAGHPPFAIASVDGGDHGYWHPRQDSDPAAMVLNEFLPLLAGQGLDTSRIAFLGWSMGGYEALYLAGRLGAGRVAAAAAESPALWRSGSQSAAGAFDDVADFDRHAIFGRLNLLSGIALRIDCGDRDGFAPITRDLRAALDPTPAGGIEPGGHDAGFWRSQAQAQLSFVGRHLAS, via the coding sequence GTGATCAGCGGTCACTTCACCTCAGCCGCCCGGGGCGGAGTCGTGACTGGATGGTCGCTGGCCTTCCCGCCCGGAACTCACGCAGGGCGGCTGCATCCGCTCATCGCACTGCACGGGCGCGGAGGCACTCACCGGGACAGCTTCGACGGCAGCCTGCACCTGGATCGCTACCTGGCCGCGCTCAGCAGCGCCGGTCACCCGCCGTTCGCGATCGCCTCCGTCGACGGCGGCGATCACGGGTACTGGCATCCGCGACAGGACTCCGATCCGGCGGCGATGGTGCTCAACGAGTTCCTGCCGTTGCTGGCCGGGCAGGGTCTGGACACCTCACGTATCGCGTTTCTCGGCTGGTCGATGGGCGGCTACGAGGCGCTGTACCTCGCCGGGCGGCTGGGCGCGGGCCGGGTGGCGGCAGCGGCGGCCGAGAGCCCGGCGCTCTGGCGATCAGGCTCCCAGAGCGCGGCCGGAGCGTTCGACGATGTCGCCGACTTCGACCGTCATGCGATCTTCGGCCGACTGAACCTGTTGTCCGGAATCGCGCTGCGGATCGATTGCGGCGACCGGGACGGGTTCGCCCCCATCACCCGGGACCTTCGCGCCGCACTCGATCCGACACCGGCCGGCGGTATCGAACCCGGTGGTCACGACGCCGGCTTCTGGCGTAGCCAGGCTCAGGCCCAGCTGAGTTTCGTCGGCCGACACCTCGCGAGCTAG
- a CDS encoding acyl-ACP desaturase: MTVTGSRIPSGPEGVQTRLLFELEPVVEENLERHLKVTKDWMPHDYVPWSKGRDFAFLGGEDWVPEDSPLDPVAKTAMVVNLLTEDNLPSYHREIATRFSRDGAWGEWVGRWTAEEGRHGIALRDYLVVTRGVDPVKLEQLRMEHMTAGYDSGDKTALQAVAYVSFQELATRVSHRNTGAATGCPVAEQLLQRISLDENLHMIFYRNLVAAAFDRAPDETMAAIRDEVVGFQMPGVGMSDFTRNSVTIAKAGIYDLRLHHDAVVQPILKFWKVFERTDLGPAGEQAREDLAQFMAGLDAQAERFVEQRDRMRAREAARAERTAGASSPA; the protein is encoded by the coding sequence ATGACCGTGACCGGCAGCCGTATCCCATCAGGTCCCGAGGGCGTCCAGACTCGCCTGCTCTTCGAGCTGGAACCTGTCGTGGAGGAGAACCTCGAGCGCCATCTGAAGGTCACCAAGGACTGGATGCCGCACGACTACGTCCCGTGGAGCAAGGGCCGTGACTTCGCGTTCCTCGGCGGCGAGGACTGGGTGCCCGAGGATTCCCCACTGGACCCGGTGGCCAAGACCGCGATGGTCGTCAACCTGCTGACGGAGGACAACCTGCCGTCGTATCACCGCGAGATCGCGACCCGTTTCTCGCGGGACGGCGCCTGGGGTGAATGGGTGGGCCGCTGGACCGCCGAAGAAGGGCGGCACGGGATCGCCCTGCGCGACTATCTCGTGGTCACCCGGGGCGTCGACCCGGTCAAGCTCGAGCAACTGCGCATGGAACACATGACGGCCGGCTACGACTCCGGTGACAAGACCGCGCTTCAGGCCGTGGCCTACGTCTCCTTCCAGGAACTGGCGACCCGCGTCTCGCACCGCAACACCGGCGCGGCAACTGGATGTCCGGTGGCTGAACAGTTGCTGCAGCGGATCTCCCTGGACGAGAACCTGCACATGATCTTTTACCGAAACCTCGTCGCCGCCGCCTTCGATCGGGCGCCGGACGAAACGATGGCCGCTATCCGGGACGAGGTCGTGGGCTTTCAGATGCCCGGCGTCGGCATGAGCGATTTCACCCGGAACTCGGTGACGATCGCCAAGGCCGGCATCTATGACCTTCGCCTCCACCACGATGCGGTCGTGCAACCAATTCTGAAGTTCTGGAAGGTTTTCGAGCGCACCGATCTGGGCCCCGCCGGTGAGCAGGCCCGTGAGGACCTGGCCCAGTTCATGGCCGGTCTGGACGCCCAGGCCGAGCGGTTCGTCGAACAGCGGGACAGGATGCGTGCGCGCGAGGCGGCCCGAGCCGAGCGAACCGCGGGTGCTTCATCCCCGGCGTGA
- a CDS encoding nitroreductase family deazaflavin-dependent oxidoreductase, with product MVPIDRAVQRRSRGRLSILGADVLPELLLTTTGRSTGRRRTVALLYAVAAEPDDYVVVASNWGQPHHPAWSANLLAQPRATVELRGREQVVQARLAEGTERDQVWPRVLEIWPAYATYSARSGRTLRVFLLRVIRP from the coding sequence ATGGTGCCGATCGACCGCGCTGTGCAGCGACGAAGCCGCGGCCGGCTCAGCATCCTCGGCGCCGACGTGCTGCCTGAGCTGCTGCTGACCACAACCGGGCGTTCGACGGGACGACGGCGCACCGTGGCCCTGCTGTACGCCGTCGCCGCGGAGCCCGACGACTACGTTGTCGTGGCCTCGAACTGGGGCCAGCCCCACCATCCGGCCTGGTCGGCGAACCTGCTCGCGCAGCCACGCGCCACGGTCGAACTGCGGGGACGGGAGCAGGTCGTACAGGCGCGGTTGGCCGAAGGAACGGAGCGGGATCAGGTGTGGCCTCGGGTCCTGGAGATCTGGCCGGCGTATGCCACCTATTCCGCACGAAGTGGTCGTACGCTCAGGGTGTTCCTACTGCGGGTCATTCGTCCGTAA
- a CDS encoding polyprenyl synthetase family protein gives MTGTQAPNAVGIEFADSVLEASVRDGLGAVEKALLAAVSSEDEFIATAAKHLVDAGGKRFRPLVTLLAAHFGEPHTEEVTLSAVVCELTHLATLYHDDVMDEASVRRGVVSANSRWGNSVAILTGDFLFARASDILADLGPEAVRIQARCFERLVTGQIRETVGPKPGIDPIDHYLAVLSEKTGSLIATSAEFGARFAGLEDHQIEALRVYGEQIGVAFQISDDILDIDSDSVQSGKTPGTDLREGVPTLPVLYALQDTDPNGARLRALVSKPLTDDAEHAEALGLLRASSALVQARATTLEYAEAARAALADLPDVSARTALDALADLVVSRTG, from the coding sequence GTGACTGGAACTCAGGCCCCCAACGCGGTCGGGATCGAATTCGCCGACTCGGTGCTGGAGGCGTCGGTCCGGGACGGGCTGGGCGCGGTCGAGAAGGCCCTGCTGGCCGCGGTGTCCTCGGAGGACGAGTTCATCGCCACGGCGGCCAAGCATCTCGTCGACGCCGGCGGTAAGCGGTTCCGTCCGTTGGTGACGCTGCTCGCGGCCCACTTCGGCGAGCCGCACACGGAGGAAGTGACCCTGTCGGCCGTGGTCTGCGAGCTCACGCACCTGGCCACGCTGTATCACGACGACGTGATGGACGAGGCGTCTGTGCGGCGTGGGGTGGTTTCGGCGAACTCGCGCTGGGGGAACTCGGTCGCCATCCTGACCGGTGATTTCCTCTTCGCCCGCGCCTCGGACATCCTCGCCGACCTGGGCCCGGAAGCCGTCCGGATCCAGGCGCGGTGCTTCGAACGGCTGGTGACCGGTCAGATCCGCGAGACGGTCGGCCCGAAACCGGGCATCGACCCGATCGATCACTACCTGGCGGTGCTGTCGGAGAAGACCGGTTCGCTGATCGCGACCTCCGCGGAGTTCGGCGCCCGCTTCGCCGGTCTGGAGGACCACCAGATCGAGGCGTTGCGCGTGTACGGCGAGCAGATCGGGGTGGCGTTCCAGATCTCCGACGACATCCTCGACATCGACTCGGACTCCGTTCAGTCCGGCAAGACCCCCGGAACGGACCTGCGGGAGGGAGTTCCGACCCTGCCGGTGCTCTACGCGCTGCAGGACACCGACCCGAACGGTGCGCGCCTGCGAGCCCTGGTGAGCAAGCCGCTGACCGACGACGCCGAGCACGCAGAGGCGCTCGGTCTGCTGCGGGCGTCCTCCGCGCTCGTCCAGGCGCGGGCCACCACCCTGGAATACGCCGAAGCCGCGCGCGCCGCGTTGGCTGATCTACCGGACGTCTCGGCCCGGACGGCTCTCGATGCGCTGGCCGACCTGGTGGTCTCCCGCACGGGCTGA
- the nuoN gene encoding NADH-quinone oxidoreductase subunit NuoN, with the protein MSTVSVLAAGTATSTDSPFTAPSISYAAIAPILIVLAAACAGVLVEAIVPQAQRFYTQVGLTALALAAAFIDVVAIRGHSVVTAGNALTIDSTALFIQGTILVLGLLSVLLLAERSVESGSAIVASAAVVVGSAADRRLATSERVQTEIFPLTLFAVGGMLIFPAANNLLLMFVALEVFSLPLYLMAGLSRRRRLLSQEAAIKYFLLGAFASAFFLYGIALIYGYANTVNLSGVLLAQSTSSQSDVLLYLGFGMLIVGLLFKAGIAPFHSWTPDVYQGSPTPVTAFMASCTKIAAFGAIIRVLYVGFSVSSWNWRPIIWAVAIASVVVGAVLGLTQTDVKRVLAYSSIAHAGFILVPLVAVQSNGKDALSSVLFYLASYGLTTVAAFGLVTLVRDSNGEATHLSQWSGLAKRSPLFAATFTFLLLGFAGIPLTSGFIGKFVVFRAAFHTAAPLVVVALVGSAVAAFFYLRIVVMMYFAEPAEDGPTVTIPSIFSYLSIAVGTIATVVLGVFPQPLLDLANNAAKIRG; encoded by the coding sequence CTGAGCACGGTTTCGGTTCTCGCCGCCGGAACAGCCACCTCCACCGACAGCCCGTTCACGGCGCCGTCGATCAGCTATGCGGCCATCGCGCCGATCCTGATCGTCCTGGCCGCCGCGTGCGCGGGAGTCCTCGTCGAGGCGATCGTTCCGCAGGCCCAGCGGTTCTACACCCAGGTCGGCCTGACCGCGCTCGCGCTCGCCGCCGCGTTCATCGACGTGGTCGCGATCCGCGGGCACTCGGTGGTCACAGCTGGAAACGCTCTGACCATCGACTCGACCGCACTGTTCATCCAAGGCACGATCCTTGTGCTCGGTCTGCTGTCGGTGCTGTTGCTGGCCGAACGAAGTGTGGAGTCCGGCAGCGCCATCGTCGCCTCGGCCGCGGTCGTCGTGGGATCGGCGGCGGACCGGCGCCTGGCAACCAGCGAACGCGTCCAGACCGAGATCTTCCCGCTGACCCTCTTCGCGGTCGGCGGCATGCTGATCTTCCCCGCTGCCAACAACCTGCTGTTGATGTTCGTGGCGCTCGAGGTCTTCTCGCTGCCGTTGTACCTGATGGCGGGGCTGTCCCGTCGCCGGCGGCTGCTCAGCCAGGAAGCGGCGATCAAGTACTTCCTGCTCGGCGCCTTCGCCTCGGCGTTCTTCCTGTACGGCATCGCGCTCATCTACGGCTACGCCAACACGGTCAACCTCTCTGGTGTGCTGCTGGCCCAGAGCACGTCGTCACAGTCGGACGTTCTGCTCTACCTCGGTTTCGGCATGCTGATCGTGGGACTGTTGTTCAAGGCGGGCATCGCGCCCTTCCACTCCTGGACACCCGACGTCTATCAGGGCTCGCCGACGCCGGTGACCGCGTTCATGGCCTCGTGCACGAAGATCGCCGCGTTCGGCGCGATCATTCGCGTGCTGTACGTGGGCTTCTCGGTCAGCAGCTGGAACTGGCGCCCCATCATCTGGGCGGTCGCGATCGCGTCGGTCGTGGTCGGGGCGGTCCTGGGTCTCACGCAGACCGACGTCAAGCGCGTGCTGGCCTATTCCTCCATCGCCCACGCCGGATTCATCCTGGTCCCGCTGGTGGCCGTGCAGTCCAACGGCAAGGACGCCTTGTCGTCGGTGCTGTTCTACCTGGCCAGTTACGGCCTGACGACGGTGGCGGCCTTCGGGCTGGTGACGCTGGTGCGCGACTCCAACGGTGAGGCGACCCACCTGTCGCAGTGGTCGGGGCTGGCCAAGCGCTCGCCGTTGTTCGCAGCGACCTTCACCTTCCTGCTGCTCGGTTTCGCCGGCATCCCGCTGACCAGCGGGTTCATCGGTAAATTCGTCGTCTTCCGCGCCGCGTTCCACACGGCCGCTCCGCTCGTCGTGGTCGCGCTCGTCGGCTCGGCCGTGGCCGCGTTCTTCTATCTGCGCATCGTGGTGATGATGTACTTCGCCGAACCGGCCGAGGACGGGCCGACCGTCACCATCCCCTCGATCTTCTCGTACCTGTCGATCGCCGTCGGCACCATCGCGACGGTCGTGCTGGGTGTGTTCCCGCAGCCGCTGCTCGACCTCGCGAACAACGCCGCGAAGATTCGCGGCTAA
- a CDS encoding NADH-quinone oxidoreductase subunit M: MHNVSLLILLLIPLLGSLVLFALPAGSERTAKQIALAVSVITFVFAVVLGAGFDTKGDRFQYSGSWMWIRSFGVHFAFGVDGIALVLIVMSTLLVPCVILASWNTFDSLEDSEEPGRADGTVATRRSVTTYFALLLLLEVFMVGVFAATDVFLFYVFFEAMLVPMYFIIGSFGGPRRQYAAVKFFLYSLLGGLLMLAAVIGLYISAGTSSFAFTDLVGHVPTGATQKWLFLGFFIAFAIKAPLVPFHTWLPDAGAEAPAGGAALLVGVLDKVGTFGFLRYCLPLFPEASRYFAKAIIILSVIGVLYAAFLAMGQRDMKRLVAYTSVAHFGFIGLGIFAFTTQGGTGAVLYMVNHGLSTGLLFIVVGFLIARGKSRQISDYGGAAAVTPRLGGVFLLAGLASLALPGMSTFISEFLTLVGSFTRHKALAILATTGIILAALYVLLLYQRTMQGGLNPKVAAAKAAGHFRDLNARELLAVGPLVALILVLGVYPKPVIDIINPAIKATMHDVGATDPTPQNAAQSGGHK, encoded by the coding sequence ATGCACAACGTATCCCTGCTCATCCTGTTGCTGATCCCGCTGCTGGGCAGTCTCGTCCTCTTCGCCCTGCCCGCAGGCAGCGAGCGCACGGCCAAGCAGATCGCGCTGGCCGTCTCGGTCATCACGTTCGTCTTCGCGGTCGTGCTCGGGGCGGGCTTCGACACCAAGGGCGACCGGTTCCAGTACAGCGGTTCCTGGATGTGGATCCGCTCGTTCGGCGTGCATTTCGCCTTCGGCGTCGACGGCATCGCCCTGGTGCTCATCGTGATGTCGACGTTGCTCGTACCCTGCGTGATCCTGGCGTCGTGGAACACCTTCGACTCCCTCGAGGATTCGGAGGAGCCGGGACGGGCTGACGGCACGGTCGCGACCCGACGGTCGGTCACGACGTACTTCGCGCTGCTCCTGCTGCTGGAAGTCTTCATGGTCGGCGTCTTCGCCGCGACCGACGTGTTCCTGTTCTACGTTTTCTTCGAGGCCATGCTGGTCCCGATGTACTTCATCATCGGCAGCTTCGGCGGCCCGCGCCGGCAATACGCGGCGGTGAAGTTCTTCCTGTACTCGCTGCTCGGTGGACTGCTGATGCTGGCCGCGGTCATCGGGCTCTACATCAGCGCCGGGACCTCGAGCTTCGCCTTCACCGATCTCGTCGGCCATGTTCCGACCGGGGCGACGCAGAAGTGGCTGTTCCTGGGCTTCTTCATCGCCTTCGCGATCAAGGCGCCGCTGGTTCCGTTCCACACCTGGCTGCCCGACGCGGGCGCCGAGGCGCCGGCTGGGGGCGCGGCCCTGCTGGTCGGTGTGCTCGACAAGGTGGGCACGTTCGGATTCCTGCGCTACTGCCTGCCGCTGTTCCCCGAGGCCTCGCGTTACTTCGCCAAGGCGATCATCATCCTGTCGGTCATCGGCGTCTTGTACGCGGCGTTCCTGGCGATGGGCCAGCGGGACATGAAGCGGCTGGTCGCCTACACCTCGGTGGCTCACTTCGGCTTCATCGGCCTGGGCATTTTCGCCTTCACCACCCAGGGCGGAACCGGCGCGGTGCTGTACATGGTCAACCACGGCCTGTCGACCGGGCTGCTGTTCATCGTGGTCGGGTTCCTGATCGCGCGGGGTAAGTCCCGCCAGATCTCCGACTACGGTGGCGCGGCGGCCGTCACCCCACGGCTCGGCGGCGTCTTCCTGCTCGCCGGCCTGGCCTCGCTGGCGTTGCCGGGCATGAGCACCTTCATCTCGGAGTTCCTCACGCTGGTGGGCTCGTTCACGCGGCACAAGGCGCTGGCGATCCTGGCCACCACCGGCATCATCCTGGCCGCGCTGTACGTCCTGTTGCTCTACCAACGCACGATGCAGGGCGGCCTGAACCCGAAGGTCGCCGCGGCGAAGGCCGCTGGTCATTTCCGCGATCTCAACGCTCGGGAGTTGCTGGCCGTCGGCCCGTTGGTCGCGCTGATCCTGGTGCTCGGCGTGTATCCGAAGCCAGTTATCGACATCATCAATCCGGCGATCAAGGCGACCATGCACGACGTCGGGGCGACCGATCCCACACCGCAGAACGCGGCCCAGTCCGGAGGACACAAGTGA